In Streptomyces thermolilacinus SPC6, a single genomic region encodes these proteins:
- a CDS encoding NAD(P)H-dependent oxidoreductase — MSARILALVGSLRAGSHNRQLAEAAVGLAPEGVTVELYEGLAEVPFYNEDIDTEAGAPETAVKMRAAAAEADAVLVFTPEYNGTMPAVLKNAIDWLSRPYGAGALTGKPVAVIGTAFGQYGGVWAQTEARKALGVAGARVLDSVELAIPGSVTRFAEAHPSEDAEVITGLSAVLQHVSEAVAAPAEVTA, encoded by the coding sequence ATGTCCGCTCGTATCCTCGCGCTCGTCGGCAGCCTCCGCGCCGGTTCCCACAACCGCCAGCTCGCCGAGGCGGCCGTCGGTCTCGCCCCCGAGGGCGTCACCGTGGAGCTGTACGAGGGCCTGGCAGAGGTTCCCTTCTACAACGAGGACATCGACACGGAGGCGGGCGCGCCCGAGACCGCCGTGAAGATGCGCGCCGCCGCGGCGGAGGCCGACGCCGTGCTGGTGTTCACGCCCGAGTACAACGGCACCATGCCGGCCGTGCTGAAGAACGCCATCGACTGGCTGTCCCGTCCCTACGGCGCCGGTGCCCTGACGGGCAAGCCGGTCGCCGTGATCGGCACCGCCTTCGGCCAGTACGGCGGCGTGTGGGCGCAGACCGAGGCCCGCAAGGCGCTCGGCGTGGCCGGAGCCCGTGTGCTGGACTCCGTCGAGCTGGCCATCCCCGGCTCGGTGACCCGCTTCGCCGAGGCCCACCCGTCGGAGGACGCCGAGGTCATCACGGGCCTGTCCGCCGTTCTCCAGCACGTCTCCGAGGCCGTGGCCGCCCCCGCCGAGGTCACCGCCTGA
- a CDS encoding TetR/AcrR family transcriptional regulator, producing the protein MTSPPPHGRMELSLTPVEAPPQLRADAARNRARLLEAAARLAAEQGAANLTMEAVACAAQVGKGTVFRRFGDRSGLLLALLDHQEQRFQGSFMSGPAPLGPGADAGERLHAFGPAALRHEDEHRDLYLAAAQLDPVRRHTVPARRVRLTHLAALLRQAGTDADPELAAQTLLGYLDPGLVHHLLTGLGMPLSRVEAGWHDLVSRMLPRGGR; encoded by the coding sequence ATGACCTCCCCGCCCCCGCACGGACGCATGGAGCTGTCGCTCACCCCCGTCGAGGCGCCCCCGCAGCTGCGCGCGGACGCCGCCCGCAACCGCGCCCGCCTCCTGGAGGCCGCCGCGCGGCTCGCCGCCGAGCAGGGCGCGGCCAACCTGACCATGGAGGCCGTGGCGTGCGCCGCGCAGGTCGGCAAGGGCACGGTGTTCCGCCGCTTCGGCGACCGCTCCGGACTGCTGCTGGCGCTCCTCGACCACCAGGAGCAGCGGTTCCAGGGGTCGTTCATGTCCGGGCCCGCCCCGCTCGGGCCGGGCGCGGACGCCGGGGAGCGGCTGCACGCGTTCGGCCCGGCCGCCCTGCGCCACGAGGACGAGCACCGTGACCTGTACCTGGCGGCGGCGCAGCTCGACCCGGTGCGGCGGCACACCGTACCGGCCCGGCGCGTCCGGCTCACGCACCTGGCGGCGCTGCTGCGGCAGGCGGGCACCGACGCCGACCCCGAGCTGGCCGCGCAGACCCTGCTGGGCTACCTCGACCCGGGCCTGGTGCACCACCTGCTGACCGGGCTCGGGATGCCGCTGAGCCGGGTGGAGGCGGGCTGGCACGACCTCGTGTCGCGGATGCTGCCGCGGGGCGGTCGCTGA
- a CDS encoding (Fe-S)-binding protein yields MRVALFVTCVNDALYPRTGVATVRLLERLGVTVEFPAAQSCCGQPAYNTGYRHETEPLVRRFDRAFRAYEYVVTPSGSCAAMVRDAYPRLGAKAAAEGRGTELAEAAARAAPRTYELTEFLVDVLGVTDVGAYFPHTVTYHPTCHGLRALGLGDRPRRLLAHVRGLELRELDGAEECCGFGGTFAVKNPDVSAAMGADKARAVEATGADAVCALDNSCLAHIGGTLARRGSRVRPVHLAEILAATEEEPYT; encoded by the coding sequence ATGCGCGTGGCGCTCTTCGTCACCTGCGTCAACGACGCGCTGTACCCGCGCACCGGCGTGGCGACCGTGCGGCTGCTGGAGCGGCTCGGGGTGACGGTCGAGTTCCCCGCCGCGCAGAGCTGCTGCGGCCAGCCCGCGTACAACACCGGCTACCGGCACGAGACAGAGCCGCTGGTGCGCCGCTTCGACCGGGCGTTCCGCGCGTACGAGTACGTCGTCACCCCGTCCGGCTCGTGCGCCGCGATGGTGCGCGACGCCTACCCGCGCCTCGGCGCGAAGGCCGCCGCCGAGGGCCGGGGCACCGAACTGGCGGAGGCGGCGGCGCGGGCGGCCCCGAGGACGTACGAGCTGACCGAGTTCCTCGTGGACGTCCTCGGCGTGACCGACGTCGGCGCGTACTTCCCGCACACCGTCACCTACCACCCCACCTGCCACGGCCTGCGCGCGCTGGGCCTGGGCGACCGCCCGCGCCGCCTCCTCGCCCACGTCAGGGGCCTGGAGCTGCGGGAACTGGACGGCGCCGAGGAGTGCTGCGGCTTCGGCGGGACGTTCGCGGTCAAGAACCCGGACGTGTCCGCCGCGATGGGCGCCGACAAGGCGCGGGCCGTCGAGGCGACCGGCGCCGACGCCGTGTGCGCCCTCGACAACTCGTGCCTCGCGCACATCGGCGGCACCCTCGCCCGGCGCGGCTCGCGGGTGCGGCCCGTGCACCTCGCGGAGATCCTGGCCGCCACCGAGGAGGAGCCGTACACATGA
- a CDS encoding lactate utilization protein B → MSGTYLGMPAFPEAAHDAVRNPTLRRNLRHATHTIRDKRARAVAELEDWAGLRAAAKAIKDRTLRHLDHYLVRLEQAVTAAGGTVHWAADAAEANRIVTALVKATGESEVVKVKSMATQETGLNEALEAEGIRAYETDLAELIVQLGDDRPTHILVPAIHRNRGEIRDIFAERMGRWGRPAPDGLTDRPADLAEAARLHLREKFLRAKVGVSGANFMVAETGTLVVVESEGNGRMCLTLPETLISVVGIEKVVPTWRDLEVFLQVLPRSSTAERMNPYTSMWTGTTDGDGPRAFHLVLLDNGRSDTLADEVGRQALRCIRCSACLNVCPVYERAGGHAYGSVYPGPIGAILTPQLRGTGSGLDASLPYASSLCGACYEVCPVAIDIPEVLVHLRERVVQGGEATRNGVRVRLRPAKGHAAERAAMRAARWALDHPAALRAGQRLAARTRRLHPRRLPGPGRAWSDTRDLPEVPAESFRDWWQRTRGGEAR, encoded by the coding sequence ATGAGCGGTACGTACCTGGGCATGCCGGCCTTCCCGGAGGCCGCGCACGACGCCGTGCGGAACCCCACACTGCGCCGCAACCTGCGCCACGCCACCCACACGATCCGCGACAAGCGGGCCCGCGCCGTCGCCGAACTGGAGGACTGGGCCGGGCTGCGCGCCGCCGCCAAGGCGATCAAGGACCGGACGCTGCGCCACCTCGACCACTACCTGGTGCGCCTGGAGCAGGCGGTCACCGCGGCGGGCGGCACCGTCCACTGGGCCGCCGACGCCGCCGAGGCGAACCGGATCGTCACCGCACTCGTCAAGGCGACCGGGGAGAGCGAGGTCGTCAAGGTCAAGTCGATGGCCACGCAGGAGACCGGGCTCAACGAGGCGCTGGAGGCCGAGGGCATCCGCGCGTACGAGACGGACCTCGCGGAACTGATCGTGCAGCTCGGAGACGACCGGCCGACCCACATCCTCGTCCCGGCGATCCACCGCAACCGGGGCGAGATCCGCGACATCTTCGCCGAGCGCATGGGCCGTTGGGGCCGCCCCGCGCCCGACGGTCTCACGGACCGCCCGGCCGACCTCGCGGAGGCGGCGCGGCTGCATCTGCGGGAGAAGTTCCTGCGCGCGAAGGTCGGCGTCTCGGGTGCGAACTTCATGGTCGCGGAGACCGGCACGCTGGTGGTGGTCGAGTCGGAGGGCAACGGGCGGATGTGCCTGACGCTCCCCGAGACGCTGATCTCCGTCGTCGGCATCGAGAAGGTCGTCCCGACCTGGCGCGACCTGGAGGTGTTCCTCCAGGTCCTCCCCCGCTCCTCGACGGCCGAGCGGATGAACCCGTACACGTCGATGTGGACCGGCACGACCGACGGGGACGGGCCGCGCGCCTTCCACCTGGTGCTGCTGGACAACGGCCGCAGCGACACGCTCGCCGACGAGGTGGGGCGGCAGGCGCTGCGCTGCATCCGCTGCTCGGCCTGCCTGAACGTGTGCCCGGTGTACGAGCGGGCCGGCGGCCACGCGTACGGCTCCGTCTACCCGGGCCCCATCGGCGCGATCCTCACCCCGCAGCTGCGCGGCACCGGCAGCGGACTCGACGCGTCGCTGCCGTACGCGTCGTCGCTGTGCGGTGCCTGCTACGAGGTGTGCCCGGTCGCCATCGACATCCCCGAGGTGCTGGTGCACCTGAGGGAGCGGGTGGTGCAGGGCGGCGAGGCGACGCGGAACGGGGTGCGGGTCAGGCTGCGCCCGGCGAAGGGGCACGCGGCCGAGCGGGCGGCGATGCGCGCGGCGCGGTGGGCGCTGGACCACCCGGCGGCGCTGCGGGCCGGTCAGCGGCTGGCGGCGCGGACGCGGCGGCTGCACCCGAGGCGTCTGCCGGGACCCGGCCGGGCCTGGTCGGACACGCGGGACCTGCCGGAGGTGCCCGCCGAGTCGTTCCGGGACTGGTGGCAGCGGACGCGGGGAGGCGAGGCGCGGTGA
- a CDS encoding LutC/YkgG family protein, which translates to MGGGGPAGGSRDRVLARVRRALADVPRGERPSDVPVERSYLRTHGRRTAEETVALLAENLADYRAVVHRTTEDGVRDLLMVLLARRGSRSVLVPPSLPPHWLAAADPTRVHDRAACTTRQLDAADSVVTGCALAIAETGTIVLDGGPEQGRRRITLVPDHHICVVRVPDQVVASVPQALERLDPRRPLTWISGPSATSDIELDRVEGVHGPRTLEVVLLETDRDGETDREGEPGGDGGDEDDHDRGGRDGPPYADG; encoded by the coding sequence GTGGGCGGGGGCGGCCCTGCGGGCGGGAGCCGGGACCGGGTGCTGGCGCGGGTGCGGCGGGCCCTGGCGGACGTGCCGCGCGGGGAACGGCCGTCGGACGTGCCGGTGGAGCGGTCCTACCTGCGGACGCACGGGCGGCGGACGGCCGAGGAGACGGTGGCCCTCCTCGCGGAGAACCTCGCCGACTACCGGGCGGTCGTCCACCGGACCACGGAGGACGGCGTCCGGGACCTGTTGATGGTGCTGCTGGCGCGACGCGGCTCGAGGTCCGTACTGGTGCCGCCGTCGCTGCCGCCGCACTGGCTGGCCGCCGCCGACCCGACCCGGGTCCACGACCGGGCGGCGTGCACCACCCGGCAGCTCGACGCGGCGGACAGCGTGGTCACCGGCTGCGCGCTGGCCATCGCCGAGACGGGCACGATCGTGCTGGACGGCGGGCCCGAGCAGGGCAGGCGGCGGATCACGCTCGTGCCGGACCACCACATCTGCGTCGTACGGGTCCCTGACCAGGTCGTCGCGTCCGTGCCGCAGGCCCTGGAGCGGCTGGACCCGCGCCGCCCGCTGACGTGGATCTCGGGGCCCTCCGCGACCAGCGACATCGAGCTGGACCGGGTCGAGGGCGTGCACGGCCCGCGCACGCTGGAGGTGGTCCTGCTGGAGACCGACCGCGACGGCGAGACCGACCGCGAAGGTGAGCCCGGTGGCGACGGCGGGGACGAGGACGACCACGACCGCGGTGGCCGCGACGGCCCGCCGTACGCGGACGGTTGA
- a CDS encoding outer membrane protein assembly factor BamB family protein, with protein sequence MAAGIPRGVVGADGRRAVVHDRHGTLIALDTRTGTVLWRRGRRLRPCALTDGAVVAVRLGGAPEAYGQGGAGAAGPVTVVVLDADEGTERWESPPLDLPSWARPSLVDTPVFTLAAEAAGGGRAVVLRWAARDRYEGGAPPGPGTPEDTVREARGAVRVDLAGPSPAALPAPPGPVEEAGEPGTVAESPHGAGPLGRDVLEAGRVGVRRVELAVRRGAATDALVLRAVDPGADAPAWEVVLDEGPRRPPPPPRP encoded by the coding sequence ATGGCGGCGGGCATTCCGCGCGGCGTGGTCGGCGCGGACGGCCGGCGAGCGGTCGTCCACGACCGGCACGGCACGCTGATCGCGCTCGACACGCGGACGGGCACGGTGCTGTGGCGCCGCGGCCGGCGACTGCGGCCGTGCGCCCTGACGGACGGGGCGGTCGTCGCCGTACGGCTGGGCGGGGCACCGGAGGCGTACGGGCAGGGCGGTGCGGGGGCGGCGGGGCCGGTGACCGTCGTGGTGCTCGACGCCGATGAGGGCACCGAGCGGTGGGAGTCGCCGCCGCTGGACCTGCCGTCCTGGGCGCGGCCCTCGCTGGTGGACACGCCCGTGTTCACGCTGGCCGCCGAGGCGGCGGGCGGCGGGCGGGCTGTGGTCCTGCGGTGGGCGGCGCGCGACCGGTACGAGGGCGGCGCGCCGCCCGGCCCCGGCACCCCGGAGGACACCGTGCGGGAGGCGCGCGGCGCGGTGCGCGTGGACCTGGCCGGGCCGTCGCCGGCCGCGCTGCCCGCGCCGCCCGGGCCGGTCGAGGAGGCGGGCGAGCCGGGGACGGTGGCGGAGTCCCCGCACGGTGCCGGGCCGCTCGGCCGCGACGTGCTGGAGGCGGGACGGGTCGGCGTACGGCGGGTGGAGCTGGCCGTACGGCGCGGGGCGGCGACGGACGCGCTGGTGCTGCGGGCGGTGGACCCGGGGGCGGACGCGCCCGCCTGGGAGGTGGTGCTGGACGAGGGGCCGCGCAGGCCACCGCCACCGCCCCGCCCGTAA
- a CDS encoding WD40/YVTN/BNR-like repeat-containing protein, with the protein MTTSDEELARAKNIGVDQVALLREARGTTNETLAEMPEGALRKALVRIDHPDMPTERGMFRLEQLRDDAGNVPEHALETALGQVWTAVRSSPPSPVTAGVPTLQDAIGTRSGPAPTAGMTMTAWEWLGPGNIGGRTRGLVVDPDDPDRMWAASAGGGVWHTADGGARWAPVDDFLGNLACACVAMDPADHSRLYVGTGEGFSNGDALRGSGIFTTADTVTWVPLPATQTPDFHYVSRIAVSSTGEVLLAATDTGLHRCDDPARATWRRVLGVPVGDVRFDPGDDLRAVAGALRDGEAWYTRDGGLTWTPATRGPWGGRVELAYAARTAEVVYASVQATDGEIWRSDDGGESYQRRKTLAPDGGKAEYLATQGWYDNAVWAGDPTDENLLVVGGINLWRSTDGGDRLKEISTWWDGRSVHADHHAIVSHPGYDGTGNRTVFFGNDGGVFKAADLAAVGTDPRPPYVTGWTELVNNYGATQFYGGAGNVTTGTIVGGTQDNGTIAVDPADGSESWRSIFGGDGGWCAADPTDPDVFYGEYVRLAIHRSTDGATTDGESAGVPWYERYIDGHVLNPVDNTWQWKPVPYRIPDAMTGSALFIAPFVLDPNAPRRLLAGGTSLWRTDDAKAPNTLSTGPKWRAIKPPAGRPISAIAVAPGHPEVIWVGHADGRVFRTGDGTAPTPSWDRVGVTGPRPLEPARYCMCLTAHPDDPDTVYATFGGYVRGNVWVTRDGGARWENLGSALPAAPVRALAVHPHRTACLYCGTEVGLFASEDDGLTWSPTNEGPTNCSVDDLFWMDTTLVCVTHGRGMFRIDLSGAVG; encoded by the coding sequence ATGACCACCTCGGACGAAGAACTGGCCCGCGCCAAGAACATCGGAGTCGACCAGGTGGCGCTGCTGCGGGAGGCCCGCGGCACCACCAACGAGACGCTCGCGGAGATGCCCGAGGGCGCGCTGCGGAAGGCACTGGTCCGCATCGACCACCCCGACATGCCCACCGAACGCGGGATGTTCCGCCTCGAACAGCTCCGGGACGACGCCGGGAACGTGCCCGAGCACGCCCTGGAGACGGCCCTCGGGCAGGTGTGGACGGCCGTCCGCTCCAGCCCGCCCTCCCCCGTGACGGCCGGGGTCCCCACCCTCCAGGACGCGATCGGCACCCGGTCCGGGCCCGCGCCGACCGCCGGTATGACGATGACCGCCTGGGAGTGGCTGGGCCCCGGCAACATCGGCGGCCGCACCCGCGGGCTGGTCGTCGACCCCGACGATCCGGACCGGATGTGGGCGGCGAGCGCCGGAGGCGGGGTGTGGCACACGGCCGACGGCGGGGCCCGGTGGGCGCCCGTGGACGACTTCCTCGGCAACCTCGCCTGCGCGTGCGTCGCCATGGACCCGGCCGACCACAGCCGCCTGTACGTCGGTACGGGCGAGGGCTTCTCCAACGGCGACGCGCTGCGCGGCAGCGGGATCTTCACCACCGCCGACACGGTGACCTGGGTGCCGCTGCCCGCGACGCAGACACCCGACTTCCACTATGTGAGCCGCATCGCCGTGTCCTCGACCGGCGAGGTGCTGCTCGCGGCGACCGACACGGGACTCCACCGCTGCGACGACCCGGCCCGCGCCACCTGGCGGCGGGTCCTCGGCGTGCCGGTCGGCGACGTGCGGTTCGACCCGGGCGACGACCTGCGCGCCGTCGCGGGAGCGCTGCGGGACGGCGAGGCCTGGTACACGCGGGACGGCGGCCTGACGTGGACGCCCGCCACGCGCGGCCCGTGGGGCGGACGGGTGGAGCTGGCGTACGCGGCGCGCACGGCGGAGGTCGTGTACGCGTCGGTGCAGGCGACGGACGGCGAGATCTGGCGCTCGGACGACGGCGGCGAGTCGTACCAGCGGCGCAAGACGCTCGCCCCCGACGGCGGGAAGGCGGAGTACCTGGCCACGCAGGGCTGGTACGACAACGCCGTCTGGGCCGGCGACCCGACCGACGAAAACCTGCTCGTCGTGGGCGGCATCAACCTGTGGCGCAGCACCGACGGCGGGGACCGGCTGAAGGAGATCAGCACCTGGTGGGACGGGCGGTCCGTGCACGCCGACCACCACGCGATCGTCTCGCACCCCGGCTACGACGGGACGGGCAACCGGACGGTGTTCTTCGGCAACGACGGCGGCGTGTTCAAGGCGGCCGACCTCGCGGCCGTCGGCACGGACCCGAGGCCGCCGTACGTGACGGGCTGGACGGAACTGGTCAACAACTACGGCGCCACCCAGTTCTACGGCGGCGCGGGGAACGTCACCACCGGCACGATCGTCGGCGGCACGCAGGACAACGGGACCATCGCCGTCGATCCGGCCGACGGCAGCGAGTCGTGGCGGAGCATCTTCGGCGGGGACGGCGGCTGGTGCGCCGCCGACCCGACCGACCCGGACGTCTTCTACGGCGAGTACGTCCGGCTCGCCATCCACCGCTCCACGGACGGCGCGACGACGGACGGGGAGTCGGCGGGCGTGCCGTGGTACGAGCGGTACATCGACGGGCACGTGCTGAACCCGGTGGACAACACCTGGCAGTGGAAGCCGGTGCCGTACCGCATCCCGGACGCCATGACGGGCAGCGCCCTGTTCATCGCCCCGTTCGTCCTCGACCCGAACGCCCCGCGGCGCCTCCTCGCCGGTGGCACGTCGCTGTGGCGCACGGATGACGCCAAGGCGCCCAACACCCTGTCCACGGGCCCGAAGTGGCGGGCGATCAAGCCTCCGGCGGGGCGGCCCATCAGCGCGATCGCGGTGGCGCCCGGCCACCCGGAGGTGATCTGGGTGGGCCACGCGGACGGCCGGGTGTTCCGCACGGGCGACGGCACGGCGCCCACGCCGTCCTGGGACCGCGTCGGCGTGACCGGACCGCGCCCGCTGGAACCGGCCCGGTACTGCATGTGCCTGACCGCGCACCCCGACGACCCGGACACCGTGTACGCCACCTTCGGCGGGTACGTGCGGGGCAACGTGTGGGTGACCAGGGACGGCGGCGCCCGGTGGGAGAACCTGGGCTCCGCGCTGCCCGCCGCGCCCGTACGGGCGCTGGCCGTGCACCCGCACCGCACCGCCTGCCTGTACTGCGGGACGGAGGTGGGCCTGTTCGCCAGCGAGGACGACGGGCTCACCTGGTCGCCGACGAACGAGGGCCCGACGAACTGCTCGGTGGACGACCTGTTCTGGATGGACACGACCCTGGTGTGCGTGACGCACGGCCGCGGCATGTTCCGCATCGACCTGTCGGGCGCCGTCGGATGA
- a CDS encoding DedA family protein yields the protein MQVTAREPEELVGMDCSYWFYVLLALAIAPPLVPNSALLAGAGALAAAGGLSLPLLVLIPLASAVLGDLVVFSVGRRSRGRALEWLSRNARRRWMLEWVSGRIHRYGIPAVIAVRFVPTGRGVGGLTAGVVGFPLRGYLVGAGIAETLFVSYTVGLGYLGGQLVAGFGPAPLLVGPAVSLLVASVALGVQRWSGRRLDRAAR from the coding sequence ATGCAGGTGACGGCACGGGAACCCGAGGAGTTGGTCGGCATGGACTGCTCGTACTGGTTCTACGTGCTGCTCGCTCTCGCCATCGCGCCACCGCTGGTGCCCAACTCCGCGCTGCTCGCCGGGGCGGGCGCCCTCGCGGCGGCCGGTGGTCTGAGCCTGCCCCTGCTGGTGCTCATCCCCCTGGCCAGCGCCGTCCTGGGCGACCTCGTCGTGTTCTCGGTGGGGCGCCGGTCGAGGGGCCGGGCGCTGGAGTGGCTGTCGCGAAACGCCCGGCGCCGCTGGATGCTGGAGTGGGTCAGCGGCCGGATACACCGGTATGGCATACCCGCGGTCATCGCGGTGCGCTTCGTGCCCACGGGGCGGGGCGTGGGCGGGCTCACCGCGGGGGTGGTGGGCTTTCCGCTCCGCGGCTACCTGGTCGGCGCGGGCATAGCCGAGACCCTGTTCGTCTCGTACACCGTGGGTCTCGGCTACCTCGGCGGGCAGTTGGTCGCGGGCTTCGGTCCGGCTCCGCTGCTGGTCGGTCCGGCGGTCTCGTTACTGGTGGCGTCGGTCGCCCTGGGCGTGCAGCGCTGGTCGGGCCGCCGCCTCGACCGAGCGGCGCGGTGA
- a CDS encoding thioesterase II family protein, with product MTLTSPFRCFVARPDAAVRLYCFPHGGGAASAFHRLAHRLPEWIEVRAVQYPGRQDRYGDPMPASVEALAEEVVRGLGTPFDRPTAFLGHSMGAVVAFEAARRLRPRFPSPLTALFVSACKAPAERLPRGVRYDEDEVRAYLRELGGEGARALEADEELWQLAYPVISGDLRLVERYRYTAGAPLTCPLVAIGGEDDPSVPTGDLALWKDYTDGGAEIRTVEGGHFYFEEDLDPLVSILTGTLGQLAHAARRLGPSGMGGGSFFG from the coding sequence ATGACTCTGACGAGCCCGTTCCGTTGTTTCGTGGCACGACCGGACGCCGCCGTGCGGCTCTACTGTTTTCCCCATGGCGGAGGAGCCGCCAGCGCCTTCCACCGGCTGGCGCACCGGCTGCCGGAGTGGATCGAGGTGCGGGCCGTCCAGTATCCCGGCCGCCAGGACCGCTACGGCGACCCCATGCCCGCCTCGGTGGAGGCGCTCGCCGAAGAGGTCGTACGGGGCCTCGGCACGCCCTTCGACCGGCCCACCGCGTTCCTCGGGCACAGCATGGGCGCCGTGGTGGCGTTCGAGGCGGCGCGGCGGCTGCGGCCCCGCTTCCCCTCTCCGCTCACCGCGCTGTTCGTCTCCGCCTGCAAGGCCCCCGCCGAGCGCCTGCCGCGCGGCGTGCGGTACGACGAGGACGAGGTGCGCGCGTACCTCCGGGAGCTGGGGGGCGAGGGCGCGCGGGCGCTGGAGGCCGACGAGGAGCTGTGGCAGCTCGCGTACCCGGTGATCAGCGGCGACCTGCGGCTGGTCGAACGGTACCGGTACACGGCCGGGGCGCCGCTGACCTGCCCGCTCGTCGCGATCGGCGGTGAGGACGACCCCTCGGTCCCGACCGGCGACCTGGCGCTGTGGAAGGACTACACCGACGGTGGCGCCGAGATCCGCACCGTCGAGGGCGGGCACTTCTACTTCGAGGAGGACCTGGACCCCCTCGTCTCGATCCTCACCGGCACCCTCGGCCAACTCGCCCATGCCGCGAGGAGGCTGGGCCCCTCCGGGATGGGCGGGGGTTCGTTCTTCGGGTGA
- a CDS encoding hemolysin family protein has product MSFPMALFITVLLLIGSGFFVAAEFALVAAKRHRIEKAVADGQRGAKAALAGMRELSLMLAGAQLGITLCTLGLGAISKPAISHELDPLLVRLGLPEALSYGIAFAVAMTVVVFLHMVLGEMAPKSWAIAHPERSAMLLTPPFRALVKAVRPLIWLLNKVSNALVRMCRVQPRDELAAVHNREQLTHLVEESERLGLINKTDSQLITRSLTEPQTPVAEVQTPAADIVAVDAGAGLDAVLAQASDADRSRLLVRDGDRVLGSVHARDVLVARTRGRNLTAAALARPVPELAGTDTVSDAIEHLRRRRASLALVRDDHGRLTGLVSLDDLLVRIMGPQTA; this is encoded by the coding sequence ATGAGCTTCCCCATGGCCCTGTTCATCACCGTTCTGCTCCTCATCGGCAGCGGCTTCTTCGTCGCCGCCGAGTTCGCGCTCGTCGCGGCCAAGCGCCACCGCATCGAGAAGGCCGTCGCGGACGGGCAGCGCGGCGCCAAGGCGGCGCTCGCCGGCATGCGGGAGCTGTCCCTGATGCTCGCCGGTGCCCAGCTCGGCATCACCCTGTGCACCCTCGGTCTCGGCGCCATCTCCAAGCCCGCCATCTCCCACGAACTCGATCCGCTGCTCGTCCGGCTCGGGCTGCCCGAAGCGCTCAGCTACGGCATCGCGTTCGCCGTCGCCATGACCGTCGTGGTCTTCCTCCACATGGTCCTGGGCGAGATGGCCCCCAAGTCCTGGGCCATCGCCCACCCGGAGCGCTCCGCGATGCTGCTCACGCCGCCGTTCCGGGCCCTGGTCAAGGCCGTCCGCCCGCTGATCTGGCTGCTCAACAAGGTCAGCAACGCGCTCGTCCGCATGTGCCGCGTCCAGCCCCGCGACGAACTCGCCGCCGTCCACAACCGCGAGCAGCTCACCCACCTGGTGGAGGAGTCCGAACGCCTCGGCCTGATCAACAAGACCGACTCCCAGCTCATCACCCGCTCCCTCACCGAGCCGCAGACCCCCGTCGCCGAGGTCCAGACCCCGGCCGCCGACATCGTCGCCGTCGACGCGGGGGCCGGACTCGACGCCGTCCTCGCCCAGGCGTCCGACGCCGACCGCTCCCGCCTCCTCGTGCGGGACGGCGACCGCGTCCTCGGCTCGGTGCACGCCCGTGACGTTCTCGTCGCCCGCACCCGCGGCAGGAACCTGACCGCCGCGGCCCTCGCCCGCCCGGTGCCGGAACTGGCCGGTACGGACACGGTCTCCGACGCCATCGAGCACCTCCGCCGCCGCCGCGCTTCCCTCGCCCTCGTCCGCGACGACCACGGCCGGCTCACCGGCCTCGTCAGTCTGGACGACCTCCTGGTCCGGATCATGGGCCCGCAGACCGCCTGA